The Fibrobacter sp. UWT2 sequence CGATTGGAATGGAATTATCGTTCGGTACCGAATGTGCTGTACTTGGCGAATGACATTTTCAAGAACAAGCCGATTCACTTGCGCAAGATGCTGCGTGCAGGAAACCTGAAAGGGTCCGGCGGAAATCCGCTCTATAAGGAAAATCGCAAACCCGAAATTTGGGTGTCCGATAATCCTGTCGAAGAAATCCAGAAGATTGTCGTGTCCATCAAAGAACTTCGTGAAGGTTACGACCTTGCCTGGAAAAATTTTGCGATTCTCGTTCGCTACAACCGGCAGCGCCTTTACTACGAGCAAGCTCTTCGCGACTATGGAATTCCTATTGCTGGCGATGTGGTGACGGAGGCGGGGGAGTCTTCGCCCGAGGTAACTATTGAAGACGGCGTGCATATCGAAACGGTGCATGCCTCCAAGGGGCTCCAGTATGCGGTGGTGTATTATGCGGGCTTATGTGAAAAACTCACTCCCGGAGAATGTACCGGCGACCGCAAGGCCCGTAAAAAGCAACTGGACGAGGAACGTAGGCTTTACTACGTCGGGGTGACCCGTGCCGAGGCGTGCCTATTTTTGTTATATTGCAAGCGTAGATTCTGGAAAGGCCGGTTGCGTCGTTTTAGGCGCTCAAGGTTTTTGCCTAAGGAATCAAAAAATTATTCGGTAGCGTTTATGCCTGTAATCTTGTTTAAAATCTATGTCGCGGTGTCGGTGCTGGGGTATATGCTGTTTTATATCCTCACACTTCCGTTTACCAAGCCCTATTACGGAAAAAATTTTGACGCATGGCTTGATCGTAAGATTCAGGATTTTTCAAGATTCTGCATGAAGGTGCTGCGTGTCGATTTGACGATTGAAGACCAGGCTCAGCTCGGTAAAGTTGATTGGAGTCGCCCGGTGTTCATTGTCGGGAACCACAATTCGTTTGCCGATATTCCGATTGTATTTCTGGCTCTCCAGAAGACGGTCGGTTTTGTGGCAAAGCAGTCTCTCGCTCGCATTCCGTTCCTGAATTTCTGGATGCATAAGATCGGTTGCATTCTGGTGAATCGCGAAAAGGGTGGTGCCGCAAAGGCTGTCCGTGATGCGATTGCAAAAAGAGGCAAGTCGGTGCGTGTGTTTATTTTCCCTGAAGGAACCCGCAGTAAGACGGGTGCGCTCGGCTCTTTCAAGAGCGGTGTGTTCCGCTTTGCCTGCGAAAACGATGCCTTTATGCTGCCGATTGTCATTAAGGGCTCTGGCCCTGTGTGGGAACGCCGTAAAGATACCAAGCGCTGCAAGGTGAACGTGAAGGTGCTGGCGCCGATCGATGTTCTGGAGTGCCGCAAGGAAAACGAAAAGTTCGACCCTAAGGTTCACATGCTCCCCATGGTCCACAAGATGATGGAGGAAGCCCTGTGATAGGCGTTTTCGACTCGGGTTTTGGTGGCCTGACGATCTTAAAGAACCTGCAGAAGGCTCTTCC is a genomic window containing:
- a CDS encoding UvrD-helicase domain-containing protein; translation: MDAEEILKGLNSDQRAAVLHDHEKGAQLLILAGAGSGKTSVLTKRIQYRILCGVEPEKILALTFTAKAAAEMRERVQKLFPNAGVRLCTFHSLALYMLKCNVPNGAGGECPAYELLGFKKMPVPTESSEREFSQALSKLKLKVKVSRENLFSDCYGAAVSAKLQPLREAVLESGQVVFEDLIYSAIQLLETNEVARDYFREQWKEILVDEYQDINPSQYRLVKGLLGERKQLFVVGDDDQAIYGFRGADIGNIERFCEDFKESTQIRLEWNYRSVPNVLYLANDIFKNKPIHLRKMLRAGNLKGSGGNPLYKENRKPEIWVSDNPVEEIQKIVVSIKELREGYDLAWKNFAILVRYNRQRLYYEQALRDYGIPIAGDVVTEAGESSPEVTIEDGVHIETVHASKGLQYAVVYYAGLCEKLTPGECTGDRKARKKQLDEERRLYYVGVTRAEACLFLLYCKRRFWKGRLRRFRRSRFLPKESKNYSVAFMPVILFKIYVAVSVLGYMLFYILTLPFTKPYYGKNFDAWLDRKIQDFSRFCMKVLRVDLTIEDQAQLGKVDWSRPVFIVGNHNSFADIPIVFLALQKTVGFVAKQSLARIPFLNFWMHKIGCILVNREKGGAAKAVRDAIAKRGKSVRVFIFPEGTRSKTGALGSFKSGVFRFACENDAFMLPIVIKGSGPVWERRKDTKRCKVNVKVLAPIDVLECRKENEKFDPKVHMLPMVHKMMEEAL